The following coding sequences lie in one Mus musculus strain C57BL/6J chromosome 11, GRCm38.p6 C57BL/6J genomic window:
- the Ndufaf8 gene encoding NADH dehydrogenase [ubiquinone] 1 alpha subcomplex assembly factor 8, translating into MSVNGAVWGRVRSRFRAFPEHLAACGAEASAYGKCVQASTAPGGRLSKDLCVREFEALRSCFAAAAKKTMMGGS; encoded by the exons ATGTCTGTGAACGGAGCGGTGTGGGGGCGTGTGCGGAGCCGTTTCCGAGCCTTCCCCGAGCATCTGGCGGCCTGTGGAGCTGAG GCCTCGGCTTATGGCAAGTGCGTGCAGGCGTCCACCGCCCCAGGAGGCCGCCTGAGTAAGGACCTCTGCGTTCGCGAGTTCGAGGCCCTGCGGAGCTGCTTCGCCGCCGCG GCCAAGAAGACCATGATGGGAGGCTCCTAG